The following nucleotide sequence is from Oceanibaculum indicum P24.
TCACCGGATAAGGGTGTGCAATGACCACCAGGGATATCCTGCTCGATCACGTCAGCATCCGGTTCGGCGCCTATACGGCGGTGGACAATGCCTATCTGACGATCAAGGGCGGGGAGTTCTTTTCCTTCCTCGGCCCGTCGGGCTGCGGCAAGACCACGCTGCTGCGCTGCATCTCCGGCTTCGTCGATCCCAGCGAAGGCCGCGTGCTGATCGGCGGCAAGGACATGGGCGGTGTCGGGCCGAACAAGCGCCCGACCGCGCTGATCTTCCAGAACCTGGCGCTGTTCCCGCTGATGAGCGTGGCGGAGAACATCGCCTTCCCGCTGGAGGTACGCGGCGTCGGCCGCAAGGAACGGCGCAAACGCGCCGACGAACTGCTGGAGCTGATCGCCCTGCCCGGCACCGGCGACAAGAAGGTGCATGAACTGTCCGGCGGCCAGCGGCAGCGTGTCGCCATCGCCCGCGCGCTGGCGGTGGAGCCCGATATATTGCTGCTGGACGAGCCGCTGTCGGCACTCGACCTGAAGCTGCGCCAGCATATGCGCAGCGAGCTGCGCGCGATCCAGCAGCGGGTCGGCCTGACCTTCATCTACATCACCCACGATCAGGGCGAGGCGCTGACCATGTCGGACCGAGTCGCCGTGATGAATCGCGGTGTGATCGAACAGATCGGCGATCCGGAGTCGGTCTATGAGCGCCCGAAGACCGCCTTCGTCGCCGCCTTCGTCGGGGAGACCAACCAGATACCCGGCATCATCGCCGGCCAGGACGGGCAGATCGCCGTGCTGGACACGCCGCTTGGGCGGCTGTCGGGCCGCGCCGGCGGCGGCCGCTCCTACAAGCAAGGCGACCGCTGCCTGCTGTTCATCCGCCCGGAAAGGCTGCGGCTGGCCGACCCCGCCGGTGACGGTGTCAACCGGATCGCCGCCCGCCATGTGACGGAGGAATTCGAGGGCAGCATCCGCCACCTGTTCCTGAAGGCGGAAGGCCATGAGCTGCGCGTCAGCCTGGTGAATGATGGCAGCATGGCCACGTCGCGCCGTGCGGACGATACCGTCACTGTCACCTTCGATGCCGGCTTCGCCATGGTGCTGCCGGAGGACGGCGCGCCGGACGGTGCCGCATGATTCAGGCGCTGCGCACCGCCTTCGATAATCTGGCCGGCCGGCATGGTCTGGGCGTCGCCCTTTTCGTCGGCGCGGCGGTCTTCCTGTGGGTGCTGGTGCTGATCGTGCTGCCGCAGCTTTCCATGCTGGATTTTTCCTTCCGGCATAATCTGCCGCCGCCGGAGATTGGCGGCCCGAACGATGTCTATACGCTGGACAATTACCGCTATTTCCTGATCGGCCCCGATGCCGGGCTGAACAGCCTGGATATCGGCGTGCTGCTGCGCACTATCCTGGCCGCGCTGTTCGTGACGCTGATCGATATCGCGCTGTGCTACCCCATCGCCTTCATCCTCGCCCATTCGGCCCGGGGCGTGGCGGTGCGGCTGATGGTGATCGGCCTCATTGTGCCGTTCTGGGTGAACGAGATTCTGCGCGCCTTCGCCTTCCGCGTGCTGTTCGGCACCACCGGCCTGATCAACGGCGTCGGCATGGGGCTGGGCCTGTGGGAGGCACCCATCGACTTCATCCGCGCCGATGTCGCGCTCTATGCCGGGCTGACCTACGCCTACATCCTTTTGATGGTGTTCCCTATCTACAACGCGGTCGAGGCGCTGGACCGCAACCAGATCGAAGCCGCGCGCGACATGGGGGCCAGCTGGTGGCGGGTGCATTGGCGCGTCGTGCTGCCGGTCGCCAAGCCCGGCATCGCCTCGGGCGCCACCATGGTGTTCATGCTGACCGCCGGCGCGCTGGCCGCACCGCAGATTCTGGGCGGCCCGTCAAACCTGTGGTTCACCCAGCTGATCTACCAATGGTTCAACGAGGCCGGCGACTGGCCGCGCGGCGCCGCCTACGCCACCATCCTGCTCGTCGTGTGCCTCAGCTTCGTGCTGATGACGATGCGCCTCTTCAGGGTCTCCATCGGGGCGATCGGGCGATGAGGCGCTTCACCGGCGACGGCGCGTTCGCGGCGGGATTTTCCTTGCTGTTCTTCGCCTTCCTGTTCGGGCCGCTGATCATCATGGTGATCACCGCCTTCAACTCCTCCGCCTTCCCCAGGATCACGCCCTGGGAATGTTTCACCACGGACTGGTTCAGCGTCCTCATCGACAATCAGCGGCTGATGGCGGGGCTGGTCATCAGCATCGGCATCGGCATCGGCGTGGTGGCGCTGTCCGTCCCCATCGGGCTGGCGGGTGCACTGGCGCTCAGCGAGATCGGCCCACGCCTGCGCTCCGCCCTTTATGCCGTGCTCATCACGCCGATCCTGATTCCCGGCGTGGTGCTGGGCATCTCCACCCTCGTCTTCTGGGGCGGCCTCGCGCGGATGCTGGGCGTAGGCTATGGCAGCGGCTTCTATAACGGCATCTTCCTGACGCTGCTGGGCCAGGCGACCTTCATCTCGGCCTATGCCATGCTGATCTTCATGGCGCGGCTGCAGCGCTTCGACGCCACACTGACCGAGGCTGCGCTCGATCTCGGCGCCACGCCCGGCCAGGCCTTCCGGCGGATCATGCTGCCCTTCCTGAAGCCGGCCATCGGCTCGGCCGCCTTCCTTACCCTGCTGGCCTCCTTCGAGAACTACAACACCACCGTCTTCACCATCCTGTCGGACAATACCTTCACTACGGCGCTGGCCTCCAAGGTGCGGCACGGCACCGACCCCTCGCTGTCGGCGCTGGCGGTCATCATCATCGGCCTGACGCTGATCGGCGCCATGGTGCATGAGGCCTATATCCGCCGGCAGGAGCTGTTGCGCACCGGCCGCCCCCGGATATCGCGGCTCTATGCCAATCCGGTGACGCGGGCGCTGACCCATCCGGCAGGCGTGGCCACCGTGCTGGTGCTGCTGGCCGCCGGCCTCGTCTGGCAGGGCAGCCGGCACGATTCCGCCGCCTGCATCGCCGACATCGCCGCCGAGAAGCGGGCACTGCAGGAGAAGCTGCTGGAGCAGCAGCGCCAGTCGGCCCCACCACCAGCCCCGGCTACGTCCGGAGGGGCGGCCTCAGGCAACCCCTCGCCGTTCGGCGGGGCGTTCGGCGGCGATGCCCTGCGGCCGGGGGCAACCCCTACCCGTTAGGCCTACTTCGCCGTCCAGCCGCCATCGACCAGCAGCATGGAGCCGGTGCAGAAGCTGCTCTCCTCGCTGGCCAGGAACAGGATGGCGTTGGCGATCTCCTGCGGCTTGCCCAGCCGCTTCATCGCCTGGCGCTTCTCCAGCCCGTCGCGCAGCGCCGCCGCATCGTTGCTCTTGCGGAAAATCTCGTCGAAATAGGGCGATTCGATCGTGCCGGGCGCCACGCAGTTCACCCGGATATTGGCGTCCACATGATCCAGCGCCATGGCTCGCGTTAGTGAGGCGACCGCGCCCTTGGACGCGCAATAGGCCGCGCGGTTCGGGATGCCGACCTTGGAGACGGTCGAGGCGGTGTTCACGATCACCCCGCCGCCCTGCTTCTCCATGATCGGGATGGCGTGCTTGCAGCCATAGAACACGCCATTGACGTTCACCGACATCAGCGCATCCCAGTCTTCCTCTGTGGTGTTCACCACCGTGCCGGCGATGCCATAGCCGGCATTGTTCACCAGAATATCCAGCCGCCCGTGGCGTGCAGCGACATCCTCGACCATCGCCTTCACGGCCGTCGAATCGGCGACGTTTACGGCCAAAGCCTCGCCCTTGCCGCCGGCCTGTTTCAGCTCCTCGGCAACCTTGGCGGCTGCCTCCGCATTGCGGTCGGCGACGACGACGTACGCCCCTTCACGGGCAAAGGTCAGGCAGGTGGCGTGGCCGATACCGGAGCCGCCGCCGGTGACGATGGCGATCTTGTCTTTCAGGCGCATGGTTTTCTCTTTCTTCTGCGGAAAGCGGGTTGGTCAGTTCATGCTGTAGAGCATCTTGGGCAGCCAGGTCGCCAGTGCGGGGAAGAAGAACACCAGCGCCAGCGTGAGTATCTGCATGCAGATAAAAGGAATCACGCCCTTGTACATATGCATGAGGGTGATGCTGGGCGGCGCGATGGCGCGCAGGTAGAAGATTGCGGGCGCCATCGGCGGGGTGAGGTAGCTGGTCTGCAGGATCACCAGGAACAGCACCGAGAACCACAGCGGGTCGATGCCGTACAGCTTCACCAGCGGAATCGCGATCGGGATAACGATCAGCACAATGGAGATCAGCTCCAGCACGAAGCCGGCCAGGAAGGTCATGAACAGGATCAGCGCCACTGCCGGCCAGCCGGCGAGCCCATATTCCGCCAGGAGCTTCTGGATCGCCACCATGCCGCCCGAGGCATAGAACACGCCGGCGAACATGCTACCGCCCAGCACGATCAGCAGGATCATCGCGGTAATGGAGAGCGTGCGATACAACGCCTCCTTCAGCATCGGCAGGCTGAACTGGCGGTAGATGAAGCACAGCAGGATGCTGCCGAAGGCGCCAGTGGCAGCGGCCTCCGTTGGCGTCGCCCAGCCCAGCAGAATCGTGCCCAGCACAGCGCAGATAAGGAAGACCGGCGGCAGCAGCGCCACGAAGGTGATGCGCAGTTTCTCGGCAAGCGGGATATCGTCTTCCGGTCCGGCCGCCTCGCGCGGAGCCAGCGACGGATTAAGCGTGCAGGCGATGACGATATAAGCCAGGAACAGGCCCGACATGATGAGGCCGGGAAACATGATGCCGGCGAACAGATCGCCCACCGGAATATCGGCGACCGGCGCCAGCACGACGACGATCACCGAGGGCGGGATGATGGTACCCAGCGATCCGCCGGCGCAGATCGTGCCGGAGATCAGGCCCTTGTCGTAGGCGTATTTCATCATCGCCGGGATCGCCAGCATGCCAACCACAGTCTCGGTGGCCCCAGTAATGCCAGTCGCGGCAGCGAACACGGTACACATGATGACGCTGCCGATGGCGAGGCCGCCCGGCAGGCGCCTGGTCCACAGATGGATAGCGTCGAACAGCCGGCTGGCGATGCCGGAGCGCTCCAGCAGTGCGCCCATGAAGACGAACAGCGGAATGGCGCCAAGGATGTAGTTGGTCGAGACGTCATCGACCTTGGAGATGAACTGGGCGACCGCCGCGTCGCCGAAGCGCAGCAGGCCGAAGACCAGCGCCACGCTCATCAGCGAGAAGGCGATGGGAATACCGGCGGCGACGAAGACAAGCAGCGCCGGGAACATCCAGAGGGCAAGACCAGTCATGATCGGCTATCCGTCGCGTCGCTGGCAAACAGCGCCTGAAGGTTCTTGGCGAATTCGATCAGCACCTGCAACAGGAACACCGCAAAGCCGACGACCAGCACCACCCGGTAAGGCCATATCTGCGGATTCCAGGCTGACTGGCCGGTGCCTTCGCTACTGACATAGGCGCGCACCAGATAACCCCACAGCCCCCAGGTCAGCCAGGCAACGCAAGGAATGAAGAAGCAATAGCCGATGACGTTCACCAGCGCCTTGCCGCGCGGCGGCAGATTGCCATGCAGCACGTCCACGGTGACATGCTGTCGCACTTTCAGCGCATGGGCCATGCCCAGCATGAAGATCGCGCCCATCATCATGTAGCCCAGTTCATAGGCCCAGAAGGTCGGCGCGGAAAACAGGTAGCGGCTCATCACCTCGTAAACCATCGCCAGGATCAGCGGGATGATGAGGATAACGCCGATGACCGCAGCCGCATCGGTCACCCGCTCCAGGGTCCGCAGCAATCGCATATGCCCCTCGGTGTCTGGTTGCGTCGAAGGG
It contains:
- a CDS encoding ABC transporter ATP-binding protein, producing the protein MTTRDILLDHVSIRFGAYTAVDNAYLTIKGGEFFSFLGPSGCGKTTLLRCISGFVDPSEGRVLIGGKDMGGVGPNKRPTALIFQNLALFPLMSVAENIAFPLEVRGVGRKERRKRADELLELIALPGTGDKKVHELSGGQRQRVAIARALAVEPDILLLDEPLSALDLKLRQHMRSELRAIQQRVGLTFIYITHDQGEALTMSDRVAVMNRGVIEQIGDPESVYERPKTAFVAAFVGETNQIPGIIAGQDGQIAVLDTPLGRLSGRAGGGRSYKQGDRCLLFIRPERLRLADPAGDGVNRIAARHVTEEFEGSIRHLFLKAEGHELRVSLVNDGSMATSRRADDTVTVTFDAGFAMVLPEDGAPDGAA
- a CDS encoding ABC transporter permease, with protein sequence MIQALRTAFDNLAGRHGLGVALFVGAAVFLWVLVLIVLPQLSMLDFSFRHNLPPPEIGGPNDVYTLDNYRYFLIGPDAGLNSLDIGVLLRTILAALFVTLIDIALCYPIAFILAHSARGVAVRLMVIGLIVPFWVNEILRAFAFRVLFGTTGLINGVGMGLGLWEAPIDFIRADVALYAGLTYAYILLMVFPIYNAVEALDRNQIEAARDMGASWWRVHWRVVLPVAKPGIASGATMVFMLTAGALAAPQILGGPSNLWFTQLIYQWFNEAGDWPRGAAYATILLVVCLSFVLMTMRLFRVSIGAIGR
- a CDS encoding ABC transporter permease; translation: MRRFTGDGAFAAGFSLLFFAFLFGPLIIMVITAFNSSAFPRITPWECFTTDWFSVLIDNQRLMAGLVISIGIGIGVVALSVPIGLAGALALSEIGPRLRSALYAVLITPILIPGVVLGISTLVFWGGLARMLGVGYGSGFYNGIFLTLLGQATFISAYAMLIFMARLQRFDATLTEAALDLGATPGQAFRRIMLPFLKPAIGSAAFLTLLASFENYNTTVFTILSDNTFTTALASKVRHGTDPSLSALAVIIIGLTLIGAMVHEAYIRRQELLRTGRPRISRLYANPVTRALTHPAGVATVLVLLAAGLVWQGSRHDSAACIADIAAEKRALQEKLLEQQRQSAPPPAPATSGGAASGNPSPFGGAFGGDALRPGATPTR
- a CDS encoding SDR family oxidoreductase; its protein translation is MRLKDKIAIVTGGGSGIGHATCLTFAREGAYVVVADRNAEAAAKVAEELKQAGGKGEALAVNVADSTAVKAMVEDVAARHGRLDILVNNAGYGIAGTVVNTTEEDWDALMSVNVNGVFYGCKHAIPIMEKQGGGVIVNTASTVSKVGIPNRAAYCASKGAVASLTRAMALDHVDANIRVNCVAPGTIESPYFDEIFRKSNDAAALRDGLEKRQAMKRLGKPQEIANAILFLASEESSFCTGSMLLVDGGWTAK
- a CDS encoding TRAP transporter large permease, which codes for MTGLALWMFPALLVFVAAGIPIAFSLMSVALVFGLLRFGDAAVAQFISKVDDVSTNYILGAIPLFVFMGALLERSGIASRLFDAIHLWTRRLPGGLAIGSVIMCTVFAAATGITGATETVVGMLAIPAMMKYAYDKGLISGTICAGGSLGTIIPPSVIVVVLAPVADIPVGDLFAGIMFPGLIMSGLFLAYIVIACTLNPSLAPREAAGPEDDIPLAEKLRITFVALLPPVFLICAVLGTILLGWATPTEAAATGAFGSILLCFIYRQFSLPMLKEALYRTLSITAMILLIVLGGSMFAGVFYASGGMVAIQKLLAEYGLAGWPAVALILFMTFLAGFVLELISIVLIVIPIAIPLVKLYGIDPLWFSVLFLVILQTSYLTPPMAPAIFYLRAIAPPSITLMHMYKGVIPFICMQILTLALVFFFPALATWLPKMLYSMN
- a CDS encoding TRAP transporter small permease subunit — its product is MLRTLERVTDAAAVIGVILIIPLILAMVYEVMSRYLFSAPTFWAYELGYMMMGAIFMLGMAHALKVRQHVTVDVLHGNLPPRGKALVNVIGYCFFIPCVAWLTWGLWGYLVRAYVSSEGTGQSAWNPQIWPYRVVLVVGFAVFLLQVLIEFAKNLQALFASDATDSRS